The proteins below come from a single Actinomycetota bacterium genomic window:
- a CDS encoding PHP domain-containing protein, producing MAHDLHVHTNRSDGSHDPVDLVEYAAQRGVEVLAITDHDTLAGVAEAQSAGGAIGVEIIPGIELSIKVPHGSMHLLGYFPDAAPEPLAGLVAGFGEKRVERAREMVARLNDMGVPLDWQDLLDGAAGAPLGRPHIAEALMRAGHVSERRDAFDLYLGDGRPAYVGSGGLGVEEGVTLVRESGGAPVLAHPYTLKLDDVHLDPFVGRLARAGLAGIEVHRPEYSPDQFATYAALARKYGLIASGGSDYHRPTSPHHPGATGDPPLPKDTVDRLMAAALG from the coding sequence ATGGCGCACGACCTGCACGTCCACACCAACCGGTCGGATGGATCGCATGACCCGGTCGACCTCGTGGAGTACGCGGCGCAGCGGGGCGTCGAGGTGCTGGCCATCACCGACCACGACACCCTGGCGGGCGTGGCCGAGGCGCAGTCGGCGGGCGGCGCGATCGGGGTGGAGATCATCCCCGGCATCGAGCTGTCCATCAAGGTACCGCACGGCAGCATGCACCTGCTTGGGTACTTCCCCGACGCCGCGCCCGAGCCGCTTGCCGGACTCGTCGCGGGCTTTGGCGAAAAGCGCGTGGAGCGGGCGAGGGAGATGGTGGCCCGCCTCAACGACATGGGCGTGCCCCTCGACTGGCAGGACCTCCTCGATGGAGCGGCGGGTGCCCCGCTGGGGCGGCCCCACATCGCCGAGGCGCTGATGCGGGCCGGGCACGTGTCGGAGCGCAGGGACGCCTTCGACCTCTACCTGGGTGACGGCCGCCCGGCGTACGTGGGATCGGGCGGCCTCGGCGTCGAGGAGGGCGTCACCCTCGTGCGCGAGTCGGGGGGCGCGCCGGTGCTGGCGCACCCGTACACGCTCAAGCTCGACGACGTGCACCTCGACCCGTTCGTGGGACGCCTGGCGCGGGCCGGGCTCGCCGGCATCGAGGTGCACCGGCCGGAGTACTCGCCCGATCAGTTCGCCACCTACGCGGCCCTCGCGCGCAAGTACGGGCTCATCGCATCCGGCGGATCCGACTACCACCGGCCCACGAGCCCGCATCACCCCGGCGCGACGGGCGATCCGCCGCTGCCAAAGGACACCGTCGACCGCCTCATGGCGGCAGCGCTCGGCTAA
- a CDS encoding stress response translation initiation inhibitor YciH (involved in start site selection during the initiation of translation), producing the protein MGGNANVVYSSEAGRIEAGAPSSGGAGEGAPSPGSADGIVRVSRTTAGRRGKTVTLVTGLPPADLGDIAKELKRLCGSGGAVKDGVVQVQGDHRDKVAAHLGARFRVRIAGG; encoded by the coding sequence ATGGGCGGCAACGCCAACGTGGTGTACTCCAGCGAGGCCGGACGCATCGAGGCGGGCGCCCCGTCGAGCGGCGGCGCGGGCGAGGGGGCGCCGTCCCCGGGCAGTGCCGACGGCATCGTGCGCGTGTCGCGCACCACGGCGGGGCGCAGGGGGAAGACGGTCACGCTGGTCACCGGGTTGCCCCCGGCCGACCTCGGCGACATCGCGAAGGAGCTCAAACGCCTGTGCGGGTCGGGCGGGGCCGTGAAGGACGGCGTGGTGCAGGTGCAGGGCGACCACCGCGACAAGGTGGCGGCCCACCTCGGCGCAAGGTTCCGGGTGAGGATCGCGGGGGGGTAG
- a CDS encoding Ppx/GppA family phosphatase — protein MARSSAGNAASALTQESSTSSPVSKCRGHARWRGALGASASPDSPTDGGSSGPVDMGSRVARPRVATGVTRRLAVVDLGSNTFRLVVFDYTPGGPFRRVDEVREVVRLTEGTPPGSPIAADAVERAARVARLFARFCDCSEIDEVRAVATSAIRDAPNGDEVLQAITDAGLPARVVSGEEEARYGYIGAVNGTTLTDGLVAELGGGSIQVGLVEDRLLTRSISRPLGAVRMTDAFMAGDQQGRDDVRALKRHALDVFRLEGWISDANRLVAMGGAVRTLAAMAQKASGYPLGEVHGYLLGRDALGELIARMTALPRRERRRIPGVKSDRADIMLAGAVVLDALMQAAEVDRTEICAEGLRWGVFWEAYLAPADPPLVEDVRATSVRDLAEVYGYDRPHCEQVARLALEIFDGLARLGVHDGDPREREWLRAAAVLHDVGTLVDYNDHHKHGHYLVLNAGLPGFRHRELVIIAQLVRGHRKSIQSPGALSALLKGRDEDRILRLAAFLRIAEQLEVGRARAITGIDCAISADTVILWLRAHGDVDVAMWSARQEADVFRKATGRRLAVERA, from the coding sequence ATGGCGCGGTCATCGGCGGGCAACGCGGCGAGCGCCCTCACCCAGGAATCCTCGACGTCGTCGCCCGTGTCGAAGTGCCGCGGCCATGCGAGATGGCGCGGGGCGCTGGGTGCCAGCGCCTCGCCCGACTCACCAACGGACGGGGGATCGAGCGGGCCGGTCGACATGGGGTCTAGGGTAGCGCGGCCGCGGGTCGCCACGGGCGTGACGCGTCGCCTCGCGGTGGTGGACCTGGGATCCAACACGTTCCGGCTCGTGGTGTTCGACTACACGCCCGGCGGACCCTTCCGGCGGGTGGACGAGGTGCGCGAGGTGGTGCGGCTCACGGAGGGCACGCCGCCGGGCAGCCCCATCGCGGCCGATGCCGTGGAGCGCGCCGCGCGGGTGGCCCGGCTGTTCGCGCGGTTCTGCGACTGCTCGGAGATCGACGAGGTGCGCGCGGTGGCTACCAGCGCCATCCGCGATGCCCCCAACGGCGACGAGGTGCTGCAGGCGATCACCGATGCGGGCTTGCCGGCCCGTGTGGTGTCCGGTGAGGAGGAGGCGCGCTACGGGTACATCGGCGCGGTGAACGGCACCACGCTCACCGACGGCCTCGTGGCCGAGCTCGGGGGCGGCAGCATCCAGGTGGGGCTGGTGGAGGATCGCCTGCTCACCAGGTCGATCAGCCGGCCGCTTGGCGCCGTGCGCATGACCGATGCCTTCATGGCGGGCGACCAGCAGGGCCGCGACGACGTGCGGGCCCTCAAGCGGCATGCGCTCGACGTGTTCCGCCTCGAGGGCTGGATCTCGGACGCCAACCGGCTGGTGGCCATGGGCGGGGCCGTGCGCACGCTGGCGGCGATGGCGCAGAAGGCATCGGGGTATCCGCTGGGCGAGGTGCATGGCTACCTGCTGGGCCGCGACGCCCTGGGCGAACTGATCGCGCGCATGACCGCCCTGCCGCGTCGCGAGCGCAGGCGCATCCCCGGCGTCAAGTCCGATCGCGCCGACATCATGCTGGCCGGCGCCGTGGTGCTCGACGCCCTCATGCAGGCCGCCGAGGTGGACCGGACGGAGATCTGCGCCGAGGGCCTTCGCTGGGGAGTGTTCTGGGAGGCCTACCTCGCGCCGGCCGACCCCCCGCTGGTGGAGGACGTGCGGGCCACGAGCGTGCGCGACCTGGCGGAGGTGTACGGCTACGACCGGCCGCACTGCGAGCAGGTGGCGCGCCTCGCGCTGGAGATCTTCGACGGCCTGGCCAGGCTCGGCGTGCACGATGGCGACCCGCGCGAGCGGGAGTGGCTGCGGGCCGCCGCGGTGCTGCATGACGTGGGCACCCTCGTGGACTACAACGACCACCACAAGCACGGCCACTACCTGGTGCTGAACGCCGGCCTGCCGGGCTTCCGCCACCGCGAGCTGGTGATCATCGCCCAGCTGGTGCGCGGGCATCGCAAGTCGATCCAGTCGCCCGGCGCGCTCAGCGCGCTGCTCAAGGGCCGCGACGAGGACCGCATCCTGCGCCTCGCGGCGTTCCTGCGCATCGCCGAGCAGCTCGAGGTGGGCCGCGCGCGGGCGATCACCGGCATCGACTGCGCGATCTCGGCCGACACCGTGATCCTGTGGCTGCGCGCCCATGGCGACGTCGACGTGGCCATGTGGTCGGCGCGCCAGGAGGCCGATGTGTTCAGGAAGGCCACCGGGCGCCGCCTGGCCGTCGAGCGCGCCTAG
- a CDS encoding M3 family oligoendopeptidase produces MTTTDSAPRAEGVRWDLSPLCASADDCRDRLAKALDDCRAFEARYRGTVAGMDGPDLAAALAEVARIENEIGRLHSYTSLRESVDVSDPENQDLDALMDRSMVEAANALRFFELEWLELDEDVATRLAAAPEVVADHHHLVSARRFKRHTLTEPEERMLAERSPAAASAWQTLFGRITSTLEAEFDSGDGMEPHTIDRLLACVRNPDREVRFRALDTLYATLGPHSPTLAHCYDTLVGDRLAMDGLRDYDDPMDPTHLRNEVPGPAIESMMSSVELHYGLAQRWFRVKARQLGLDTLHLADQYAPLGEAREVLFPEARGIIGSSFRAFSPRIGDIADDFFEEERIDAEPRAGKRGGAFCASVAQDAKPFMLMNYTDRMDDVMTLAHELGHGMHFTLSSERQTALSYHTGLALAEVPSTFAEIIAFDHLMATEKDEATRTALVCERVEGSFATVFRQTVLARYEQDAYRMRGEGATLTDDRLSEIWLARNAAYYGDAVEMPEGYRLGWSYIPHFISTRFYTYAYVFAHLVTLALYARYREDGDDFVPRYLEFLAAGGSAEPADLLRPLGVDLSDPACWDPGFREMERMVGRAEEMTSA; encoded by the coding sequence ATGACGACGACCGATTCCGCGCCGCGCGCCGAGGGGGTGCGCTGGGACCTCTCTCCGCTCTGCGCATCCGCCGATGACTGCCGCGACCGCCTCGCGAAGGCGCTTGATGACTGCCGGGCCTTCGAGGCCCGCTACCGGGGCACCGTGGCCGGCATGGACGGCCCCGACCTTGCCGCCGCACTGGCCGAGGTGGCGCGAATCGAGAACGAGATCGGGCGCCTGCACTCCTATACCTCACTGCGGGAATCGGTGGACGTGAGCGACCCCGAGAACCAGGACCTCGACGCCCTGATGGACCGCTCGATGGTGGAGGCCGCCAACGCCCTGCGGTTCTTCGAGCTCGAGTGGCTCGAGCTCGACGAGGACGTCGCGACGCGGCTGGCCGCCGCGCCCGAGGTGGTTGCCGACCACCACCACCTGGTGTCGGCGCGCAGGTTCAAGCGCCACACGCTCACCGAGCCCGAGGAGCGCATGCTGGCCGAGCGCAGCCCGGCTGCCGCCAGCGCCTGGCAGACGCTCTTCGGACGCATCACGTCCACACTCGAGGCGGAGTTCGACTCCGGCGACGGCATGGAGCCGCACACGATCGACCGCCTGCTCGCGTGCGTGCGCAACCCCGATCGCGAGGTGCGCTTCCGGGCGCTCGACACGCTGTACGCCACGCTTGGGCCCCACTCCCCCACGCTGGCCCATTGCTACGACACCCTCGTGGGTGACCGCCTTGCCATGGATGGCCTGCGCGACTACGACGACCCCATGGACCCGACCCACCTGCGCAACGAGGTCCCGGGTCCGGCCATCGAGTCGATGATGTCGTCGGTGGAGCTGCACTACGGCCTCGCCCAGCGCTGGTTCCGCGTGAAGGCCCGCCAGCTGGGCCTCGACACCCTGCACCTGGCCGACCAGTACGCACCGCTGGGCGAGGCGCGCGAGGTGCTCTTCCCCGAGGCGCGGGGGATCATCGGGTCGTCGTTCCGGGCGTTCTCGCCGCGCATCGGCGACATCGCCGATGACTTCTTCGAGGAGGAGCGCATCGACGCCGAGCCACGCGCGGGCAAGCGCGGCGGCGCGTTCTGCGCATCGGTGGCCCAGGACGCCAAGCCGTTCATGCTCATGAACTACACCGACCGCATGGACGACGTGATGACCCTCGCCCACGAGCTGGGGCACGGCATGCACTTCACGCTGTCGTCAGAGCGCCAGACGGCGCTGTCGTACCATACGGGCCTGGCCTTGGCAGAAGTGCCCTCCACGTTCGCGGAGATCATCGCCTTCGACCACCTGATGGCCACCGAGAAGGACGAGGCCACCCGCACCGCGCTGGTGTGCGAGCGGGTGGAGGGGTCGTTCGCCACGGTATTCCGACAGACGGTGCTCGCCCGGTACGAGCAGGACGCCTACCGCATGCGCGGCGAGGGCGCCACGCTCACCGACGACCGCCTGTCAGAGATCTGGCTCGCGCGCAACGCCGCGTACTACGGCGACGCCGTGGAGATGCCCGAGGGCTACCGCCTCGGCTGGTCGTACATCCCCCACTTCATCTCCACGCGCTTCTACACCTACGCGTACGTATTCGCGCACCTGGTCACGCTGGCCCTGTACGCCCGCTACCGCGAGGACGGCGACGACTTCGTGCCGCGCTACCTGGAATTCCTGGCAGCCGGCGGATCAGCCGAGCCGGCCGACCTGCTGCGCCCGCTGGGCGTCGACCTGTCCGACCCGGCGTGCTGGGATCCAGGCTTCCGCGAGATGGAGCGCATGGTCGGGCGCGCCGAGGAGATGACCTCCGCCTAG